The following are encoded together in the Clostridium sp. 'White wine YQ' genome:
- a CDS encoding anti-sigma-I factor RsgI family protein: MKGIVLEKHDGYGIILDAKGKFHKVKNIDNLVIGQEYISNSVFKFNRSLVYKVASLAMVMLFVSFGYAYAKPSSYISLDINPSVELKSNMFGRIVDVNPLNEDGKKIYSGLKLKGEKEEEALGELIKAAKDNGYLKVGEDNAVAITLSSNSRNREDKVKELEVELKQELNDADLGKTEVVVQNLNLERHQEAESLGISPGKMLLIEKLQSEEQGVSAEEYANKPVKEIMKAINEAKKDDKAEVKKGKTDSGEVNSDKNNATQKENKDKAQSKDEKTQNSNIDTKSGKDDNSSQGETKKAPSEGKEGANNKDKK, translated from the coding sequence ATGAAAGGAATAGTATTAGAGAAACATGATGGATATGGAATAATACTTGATGCAAAAGGAAAATTTCATAAAGTTAAAAATATAGATAATTTAGTTATAGGGCAAGAATATATTAGTAACTCAGTATTTAAATTTAATAGGAGTCTAGTATATAAGGTGGCAAGTCTCGCGATGGTAATGCTTTTTGTATCATTTGGATATGCTTATGCAAAACCAAGCTCTTATATATCTTTAGATATTAACCCAAGTGTAGAATTAAAGTCCAATATGTTTGGAAGAATAGTTGACGTTAATCCATTAAATGAAGATGGAAAGAAAATTTATAGTGGGTTAAAGCTTAAAGGAGAAAAAGAAGAGGAAGCACTTGGAGAACTGATAAAGGCAGCAAAGGATAATGGATACTTGAAGGTAGGGGAAGATAATGCAGTTGCAATAACATTGTCTTCTAACAGTAGAAACAGAGAAGATAAAGTAAAAGAATTAGAAGTTGAGCTTAAACAAGAGTTAAATGACGCTGATCTAGGAAAAACTGAAGTAGTAGTACAGAACTTAAACCTAGAAAGACATCAAGAGGCAGAAAGTTTAGGAATATCTCCAGGAAAGATGCTACTGATTGAAAAGCTTCAATCAGAAGAACAAGGGGTTAGTGCAGAAGAATATGCTAATAAACCTGTAAAAGAAATTATGAAAGCAATAAATGAGGCTAAGAAGGATGATAAGGCTGAAGTTAAAAAGGGAAAAACAGATTCTGGAGAAGTAAATAGTGATAAAAATAATGCAACGCAAAAAGAAAATAAAGATAAAGCCCAAAGCAAAGATGAAAAGACTCAAAATAGTAATATAGATACGAAAAGTGGAAAAGACGATAATAGCAGCCAAGGAGAAACAAAGAAAGCGCCAAGTGAAGGAAAAGAAGGAGCTAATAATAAAGATAAAAAGTAA
- the sigI gene encoding RNA polymerase sigma-I factor, which translates to MIRSIDKRVESIKNNNKEIDIFIEEFKPFIVSSASKFLNNYIDYNNDEEYSIALLAFNEAINTYNFEKGGFLSFAQNIIKYRLIDYLRKESKQKNILTEGNFENEESESYSILDKNAMEVYQSEGISYLRKLEIDQLSIDLKQYGITFEDLVKASPKWGTTKKIYNQIINASLKSNEVMKNLIDKKTLNIKELEKLTSLPRKKIERSRRYIIAVLVVIIGDYQYLRDYINLEV; encoded by the coding sequence TTGATTAGAAGTATAGATAAAAGAGTTGAATCTATAAAAAATAATAATAAAGAAATAGATATTTTTATTGAAGAATTTAAACCATTTATAGTTTCCTCTGCAAGTAAGTTTCTTAATAATTATATTGATTATAATAACGATGAGGAATATAGCATAGCATTATTAGCTTTTAATGAGGCAATAAATACCTACAATTTTGAAAAGGGTGGCTTTTTATCTTTTGCTCAAAACATAATAAAGTATAGGTTAATAGATTATTTGCGTAAGGAAAGCAAGCAAAAAAATATTTTGACAGAAGGTAATTTTGAAAATGAAGAATCCGAAAGTTATAGCATTCTTGATAAAAATGCAATGGAGGTATATCAATCAGAAGGGATAAGCTATCTTAGAAAGCTTGAGATTGATCAATTATCAATAGATTTAAAACAATATGGAATAACATTCGAAGACTTGGTAAAAGCATCTCCTAAATGGGGTACAACTAAAAAAATATATAATCAGATAATAAACGCATCACTAAAAAGTAATGAAGTTATGAAAAATTTAATTGATAAAAAGACTTTGAATATTAAAGAGCTAGAAAAATTAACATCCCTACCCCGAAAAAAAATAGAAAGATCTCGTAGATATATAATAGCAGTGTTAGTAGTTATTATTGGAGATTATCAATATTTAAGAGACTACATAAATTTGGAGGTATAA